One window from the genome of Candidatus Methylomirabilis sp. encodes:
- a CDS encoding tetratricopeptide repeat protein produces the protein AEASPTRPLVLLVPFTGPAEASDPLVGEGLMDLLAWGIGRTFGLQLTEPRAVTAALEARQASWGDPIRPAVAVEVARGLGAAGALLGTLRLEEERLTLGATFLDVRGADVREETFPAAAVPWSESSRMLERMARGLAKFLGANLGPSSERRLSQAFQRPPPTPGALRRYAAGRAALRAGTPEGLEQAAEAFAQAGEIDPAFALAFFRQGEAHEAASSRWRAAGAYRRAIHVDPVFAEAYKALGDLLAKSPRRLYEQAVDAYGKAVESDPDYADAYVGLGDALSAMGRFDEAVREYRRGLGIDPLNPRVHYSLARILYTEKGLYHEAVEAYQRALGIEPGFVEAHIGLGDLYEEKGLYQEAIATYRKALALKPKHPGALYALALAYEKVSPKEAVARWEEYITVASELPGEKEWIDIAEQHLKKMRQKAAEQEKRR, from the coding sequence GGCGGAAGCCTCGCCGACGCGCCCGCTGGTCCTGCTGGTCCCCTTCACCGGCCCGGCGGAGGCATCCGACCCGCTCGTGGGGGAGGGGCTGATGGACCTCCTGGCCTGGGGGATCGGGCGGACCTTCGGCCTTCAGCTCACGGAGCCCCGGGCCGTGACGGCCGCGCTCGAGGCGCGCCAGGCGAGCTGGGGGGATCCGATCCGGCCGGCCGTCGCCGTCGAGGTGGCCCGGGGCCTCGGGGCCGCCGGCGCGCTCCTCGGGACCCTCCGCCTCGAAGAAGAGCGACTCACCCTGGGGGCGACCTTCCTGGACGTGCGGGGGGCAGACGTGCGGGAGGAAACGTTCCCCGCGGCTGCGGTGCCGTGGTCCGAAAGCTCCCGGATGCTGGAGCGGATGGCGAGAGGGCTGGCCAAGTTCTTGGGGGCGAATCTCGGCCCGTCGAGTGAGCGGCGCCTGAGTCAGGCCTTCCAGCGCCCGCCCCCCACGCCGGGAGCGCTGCGGCGCTACGCGGCCGGGCGCGCGGCCCTGCGGGCGGGGACGCCGGAAGGGCTCGAGCAGGCGGCGGAAGCCTTCGCCCAGGCCGGGGAGATCGACCCGGCCTTCGCCCTGGCCTTCTTTCGGCAGGGGGAGGCCCACGAGGCGGCTTCCAGCCGGTGGCGGGCCGCGGGGGCCTACCGGCGCGCCATCCACGTGGACCCCGTCTTCGCCGAGGCCTACAAGGCGCTGGGGGACCTCCTGGCCAAGAGCCCGCGGCGCCTCTACGAGCAGGCGGTGGATGCCTACGGCAAGGCGGTGGAGTCTGACCCGGACTATGCCGACGCCTATGTGGGCCTGGGGGACGCCCTCTCGGCCATGGGGCGCTTCGATGAGGCGGTGCGGGAGTACCGGCGCGGCCTCGGGATCGACCCCCTGAACCCCCGGGTCCACTACAGCCTCGCCCGCATCCTGTACACGGAGAAGGGGCTTTACCACGAGGCGGTGGAAGCCTACCAGCGCGCCCTCGGAATCGAGCCCGGCTTCGTCGAGGCGCACATCGGTCTCGGCGACCTGTACGAGGAGAAAGGGCTCTACCAAGAAGCCATTGCCACCTACCGGAAGGCCCTCGCCCTGAAGCCGAAACACCCCGGGGCGCTGTACGCCCTCGCCCTGGCCTACGAGAAGGTGAGCCCCAAGGAGGCGGTGGCTCGCTGGGAAGAGTACATCACGGTTGCCTCCGAGCTCCCCGGGGAGAAGGAGTGGATCGACATCGCCGAGCAACATCTGAAGAAGATGCGCCAGAAGGCCGCGGAGCAGGAGAAGCGGCGCTAG
- a CDS encoding AAA family ATPase, translating into MSDEIREVERQAAAFREGFARIEAEIGKVIVGHREIVHETLLCLFCAGHVLLEGVPGLGKTLLVKALARCLELAFSRIQFTPDLMPADIIGTNVVVEDPEGRRQFQFQRGPLFGQVILADEVNRATPKTQSALLEAMQELTVTVGRVQHPLERPFFVLATQNPIEMEGTYPLPEAQLDRFFFKLKVRYPSQAELGEIVDRTTAATEESLVRVMSGPVVEEYKTLVRAVPIASHVRDHVARLTLMTHPDSPEAPPSVKKYVRYGSSPRGAQALVLAGKAVALLANRFHVSVEDIHRVAYPALRHRLILSFEGEAEGIDPDTIIGEILAEAVRAETAAREALA; encoded by the coding sequence ATGAGCGACGAGATCCGTGAGGTGGAGCGACAGGCAGCGGCGTTCCGGGAGGGCTTCGCGCGGATCGAGGCGGAGATCGGGAAGGTCATCGTGGGCCACCGGGAGATCGTCCACGAGACCCTCCTCTGCCTCTTCTGCGCCGGCCACGTCCTGCTGGAAGGAGTCCCCGGACTCGGGAAGACCCTCCTGGTGAAAGCCCTCGCCCGGTGTCTGGAGCTGGCCTTCTCCCGCATCCAGTTCACCCCCGACCTGATGCCGGCCGACATCATCGGGACCAACGTCGTGGTGGAGGACCCGGAGGGGCGGCGGCAGTTCCAGTTCCAGCGCGGGCCCCTCTTCGGCCAGGTGATCCTGGCCGACGAGGTGAACCGGGCCACGCCCAAGACCCAGTCGGCCCTCCTGGAGGCCATGCAGGAGTTGACGGTAACCGTGGGGCGGGTCCAGCATCCGCTCGAGCGCCCCTTCTTCGTCCTGGCGACGCAGAACCCGATCGAGATGGAGGGGACCTATCCCCTCCCGGAGGCGCAGCTCGACCGGTTCTTCTTTAAATTAAAGGTCCGGTACCCGTCCCAGGCGGAGCTGGGGGAGATCGTGGACCGGACCACGGCGGCGACCGAGGAGAGCCTCGTGCGGGTCATGAGCGGCCCCGTGGTGGAGGAGTACAAGACCCTGGTGCGGGCCGTGCCCATCGCCTCCCACGTCCGGGACCACGTGGCGCGCCTCACCCTGATGACCCACCCCGACTCCCCCGAGGCCCCCCCCTCCGTCAAGAAGTACGTCCGGTATGGCTCCTCACCCCGGGGAGCCCAGGCGTTGGTGCTCGCCGGGAAGGCCGTGGCCCTGCTGGCCAACCGCTTCCACGTGAGCGTGGAGGACATCCACCGCGTCGCCTATCCCGCCCTCCGCCACCGGCTGATCCTGTCGTTCGAGGGGGAGGCGGAGGGCATCGATCCCGACACCATCATCGGGGAGATTCTGGCGGAGGCCGTGCGCGCCGAGACGGCCGCCCGGGAGGCGCTGGCCTAG
- a CDS encoding ATP synthase subunit I, with protein sequence MDEQRELLRRVARGALWLVVGGGALLAALGRWQWALGFAVGGGISLGNFSLIARAVAQASGEQVLRPARVLRGSLFRLGLTGLALFLVVIYLPVNLIALASGLLAVQVVVVAGAFRWGFQVGVE encoded by the coding sequence TTGGACGAGCAGCGGGAACTCCTCAGGCGCGTCGCCCGGGGGGCCCTGTGGCTGGTCGTGGGCGGGGGAGCCCTCCTGGCCGCTCTCGGCCGCTGGCAGTGGGCCCTGGGGTTCGCCGTCGGGGGCGGGATCAGTCTCGGGAATTTCTCGCTCATCGCGCGCGCCGTGGCACAGGCGAGTGGCGAGCAGGTGTTGCGGCCCGCACGGGTCCTCCGGGGATCCCTTTTCCGACTGGGGTTGACGGGGCTGGCCCTCTTCCTGGTGGTGATCTACCTGCCGGTGAATCTCATCGCTCTCGCCTCCGGGCTCCTGGCCGTTCAGGTGGTGGTCGTGGCCGGCGCCTTCCGGTGGGGGTTCCAGGTGGGCGTGGAGTAG
- the atpF gene encoding F0F1 ATP synthase subunit B: MGRSWMVVAGVVLTVLAWGAPELLVAAAAEGVAEHKPGIINIDKTLLLQLVNFLILVAILYKFLFKPLTAFMAQRADGIRRSLSEAEEARQAAARTMEEYSARLVAAQKESEAVRARMEQEVAGERQRLLKESREEATRLLEVARVQIAQEVKKAKAVLREEAASLSVAAAEKLLGRALTEADHRRLVEQAIRDVGGEN; this comes from the coding sequence ATGGGGAGATCCTGGATGGTGGTGGCGGGGGTCGTCCTGACCGTCCTGGCCTGGGGAGCCCCCGAGCTCCTCGTCGCCGCCGCGGCGGAGGGGGTGGCCGAGCACAAGCCCGGCATCATCAATATTGACAAGACCCTCCTTCTGCAGCTCGTCAACTTCCTCATCCTGGTGGCCATCCTGTACAAGTTCCTCTTCAAACCCCTGACCGCCTTCATGGCCCAGCGGGCCGACGGAATCCGACGGTCCCTCTCCGAGGCAGAGGAGGCCAGGCAAGCCGCCGCCCGGACGATGGAGGAGTACAGCGCCAGACTGGTGGCCGCCCAGAAGGAGAGCGAGGCGGTCCGGGCCCGCATGGAGCAGGAGGTGGCAGGCGAGCGGCAGCGCCTGCTGAAGGAGTCGCGGGAGGAGGCCACCCGCCTCCTGGAGGTGGCCCGGGTCCAGATCGCGCAGGAGGTCAAGAAGGCGAAGGCGGTGCTACGCGAGGAAGCCGCCAGCCTCTCGGTGGCGGCCGCCGAGAAGCTCCTGGGGCGCGCCCTGACGGAGGCGGACCACCGGCGGCTGGTGGAGCAGGCCATCCGGGACGTGGGGGGCGAGAATTGA
- the atpH gene encoding ATP synthase F1 subunit delta, giving the protein MIGGGLAKRYAKAVLEAAAEAGVLERVAADLEVLGPHFAAKEMGAFFANPAVPAARKEAALAAGAERVSASSLSLSLLRLLLARQRLGLLPDIARLFRDLVDERTGHIRAEVAAAVPLPAASAEALAARLAAATGRQVHLSTRVDPALLGGLVARVGSTVYDGSLRTQLRRMREALSKG; this is encoded by the coding sequence TTGATCGGGGGTGGCCTGGCCAAGCGGTACGCCAAGGCCGTGCTGGAGGCGGCGGCCGAGGCCGGCGTCCTGGAGCGGGTCGCCGCGGACCTGGAGGTCCTGGGCCCCCACTTCGCCGCGAAGGAGATGGGGGCCTTCTTCGCCAACCCGGCCGTCCCCGCCGCCCGGAAGGAGGCCGCCCTCGCCGCCGGTGCGGAGCGCGTGTCTGCCAGCTCCCTCTCTCTGAGTCTGCTCCGCCTCCTCCTGGCCCGGCAGCGGCTGGGCCTCCTCCCGGACATCGCCCGCCTCTTCCGGGATCTGGTGGATGAGCGCACGGGGCACATCCGGGCCGAGGTGGCGGCGGCCGTCCCCCTGCCGGCGGCGAGCGCCGAGGCCTTGGCCGCCCGCCTCGCCGCCGCGACGGGCCGCCAGGTCCACCTCAGCACCCGCGTAGATCCCGCCCTCCTGGGGGGGCTGGTGGCCCGGGTGGGGAGCACGGTATACGACGGCAGCCTGCGGACGCAGCTCCGCAGGATGCGGGAGGCCCTCAGCAAGGGGTGA
- the atpA gene encoding F0F1 ATP synthase subunit alpha, which yields MEIRADEISQIIREQLKGFAAAVDVAEVGTVTEVGDGIARIYGLGKAMAGELLLFPGEVVGMILNLEEDNVGAVLLGEDVGIREGDEVRRTGRIAEVPVGEAMLGRVVNALGQPVDGKGPIEAGEHRPIERFAPGVVDRRPVKEPLQTGIKAIDSMIPIGRGQRELIIGDRQTGKTAIAVDTILNQRGQGVTCVYVAIGQKRSTVAQVVKGLEEGGAMEYTIVVVATASEPAPLQYIAPYAGCAMGEYFRDTKRHALLIYDDLSKHAQSYRQLSLLLRRPPGREAYPGDVFYLHSRLLERAAKLNDELGGGSLTALPIIETQLGDVSAYIPTNVISITDGQIYLESDLFFAGIRPAVNVGLSVSRVGGSAQIKAMKQVAGRLRLDLAQYREMAAFAQFGSELDKATQAQLNRGQRMVEILKQAQYTPLPVEKQILIIFAGTAGHLDDVPLDAIAAFEQELYKFVETVRPEVLRELAEKREITDPLREKMTKAVVDFKADFVARLKKAAAAPAPAA from the coding sequence GTGGAGATCCGCGCCGACGAGATCAGCCAGATCATCCGGGAGCAACTGAAGGGGTTCGCGGCCGCGGTGGATGTGGCCGAGGTCGGGACCGTCACCGAGGTGGGGGACGGGATCGCCCGCATCTATGGGCTGGGGAAGGCGATGGCCGGGGAGCTCCTCCTGTTTCCGGGCGAGGTGGTGGGGATGATCCTGAACCTCGAGGAGGACAACGTGGGAGCGGTCCTCCTGGGGGAGGACGTGGGCATCCGGGAGGGCGATGAGGTCCGGCGGACGGGGCGGATCGCCGAGGTCCCGGTGGGGGAGGCGATGCTGGGGCGGGTGGTGAACGCCCTCGGCCAGCCGGTGGACGGGAAAGGCCCCATCGAGGCCGGCGAGCACCGTCCCATCGAGCGGTTCGCGCCCGGGGTGGTGGACCGCCGCCCCGTGAAGGAACCCCTCCAGACCGGGATCAAGGCGATCGACTCGATGATCCCGATCGGCCGGGGGCAGCGCGAGCTGATCATCGGCGACCGCCAGACCGGGAAGACGGCCATCGCCGTGGACACCATCTTGAATCAGCGGGGGCAGGGCGTCACCTGCGTCTACGTGGCCATCGGGCAGAAGCGCTCCACCGTCGCCCAGGTGGTGAAGGGCCTCGAAGAGGGCGGGGCGATGGAGTACACCATCGTGGTGGTGGCGACCGCCTCGGAGCCCGCCCCGCTCCAGTACATCGCCCCGTACGCCGGCTGCGCCATGGGGGAGTACTTCCGGGACACCAAGCGGCACGCCCTGCTCATCTACGACGACCTGAGCAAGCATGCCCAGTCCTACCGGCAGCTCTCGCTGCTCCTGCGGCGTCCGCCCGGGCGGGAGGCCTACCCGGGCGACGTCTTCTACCTCCACTCCCGCCTCCTGGAGCGCGCCGCCAAGCTGAACGACGAGCTGGGGGGCGGCTCCCTCACGGCGCTCCCGATCATCGAGACCCAACTCGGCGACGTGTCAGCCTACATCCCCACCAACGTCATCTCCATCACCGACGGGCAGATCTACCTGGAAAGCGACCTGTTCTTCGCCGGCATTCGCCCCGCGGTCAACGTGGGCCTCTCGGTCTCCCGGGTGGGAGGCTCGGCCCAGATCAAGGCGATGAAACAGGTGGCCGGCCGGCTTCGGTTGGACCTGGCCCAGTACCGGGAGATGGCCGCTTTCGCCCAGTTCGGCTCGGAGCTGGACAAGGCGACCCAGGCGCAGCTCAACCGGGGCCAGCGGATGGTGGAGATCTTGAAGCAGGCGCAGTACACGCCGTTACCGGTGGAGAAGCAGATTTTGATCATCTTTGCCGGGACCGCCGGGCACCTGGACGACGTCCCCCTGGACGCGATCGCGGCCTTCGAGCAGGAGCTGTATAAGTTCGTGGAGACGGTCCGCCCCGAGGTCCTCCGGGAGCTCGCCGAGAAACGCGAGATCACCGACCCCCTCCGGGAGAAGATGACCAAGGCCGTGGTGGACTTCAAGGCGGACTTCGTGGCCCGCCTCAAGAAGGCGGCGGCGGCCCCCGCCCCGGCGGCCTGA
- the atpG gene encoding ATP synthase F1 subunit gamma: MATLQDIRRRIRSVQSTQKITRAMKLVAAAKLRRAQERILAARPYSDKMDAVLASLALRAERSAHPLLVQRAGNRKVLVVITGDRGLCGAFNSNILRRSLEWLRQQGDAEVALTLVVVGRKAREFYRRRPVTVRATYANFFDRLAYEHGAEIGQELVRAYAGEEADEVQLCYNEFKSAVSQRVTVVKLLPIEPLAVPEGEAAVDFLYEPSAAVILDRLLPKHIEVQIYRALLESLAAEYGARMTAMDNATRNAAEMIDVLTIAFNKARQERITKELLEVVSGAEALRATG; this comes from the coding sequence ATGGCCACCCTCCAGGATATCCGGCGACGGATCCGAAGCGTCCAGAGCACGCAGAAGATCACCCGGGCCATGAAGCTCGTGGCAGCGGCCAAGCTCCGCCGCGCCCAGGAGCGGATCCTGGCGGCCCGGCCCTACTCCGACAAGATGGACGCCGTGCTCGCGAGCCTCGCCCTGCGGGCGGAGCGCTCCGCCCACCCTCTGCTGGTTCAGCGGGCCGGCAACCGGAAGGTCCTGGTGGTCATCACGGGAGACCGGGGGCTCTGCGGGGCGTTTAACAGCAACATCCTCCGGCGCTCCCTGGAGTGGCTCCGCCAGCAGGGGGATGCGGAGGTGGCCCTGACGCTTGTCGTCGTGGGGCGGAAGGCCCGCGAGTTCTACCGACGGCGGCCGGTGACGGTCCGGGCGACCTATGCGAACTTCTTCGACCGGCTCGCCTACGAGCACGGGGCCGAGATCGGCCAGGAGCTGGTCCGGGCCTACGCAGGGGAGGAGGCGGACGAGGTCCAGCTCTGCTACAACGAGTTCAAGTCGGCCGTGTCCCAGCGGGTCACGGTGGTGAAGCTCCTCCCCATCGAGCCGCTGGCGGTGCCGGAGGGGGAGGCGGCGGTGGATTTCCTCTACGAGCCCTCCGCGGCCGTCATCCTGGACCGCCTCCTTCCGAAGCACATCGAGGTGCAGATCTACCGGGCGCTCCTCGAGTCGCTGGCCGCGGAGTACGGGGCCCGGATGACCGCTATGGACAATGCCACCCGGAACGCCGCCGAGATGATTGATGTCCTGACCATCGCCTTCAACAAGGCGCGGCAGGAGCGGATCACCAAGGAGCTGCTGGAGGTGGTGAGCGGCGCAGAGGCGCTGCGGGCCACCGGGTAG
- the atpD gene encoding F0F1 ATP synthase subunit beta gives MNEGRIVEVIGPVVDVEFAPGKLPAIFTALEVPEKQLTDIFSYSQRLVLEVAQHLGESRVRAVALSATDGLTRGMRVVDTGAQITIPVGKATLGRIMNVIGEPVDKQGPLTSEVHYPIHRHAPSFDEQATSVQMLETGIKVVDLLEPYTKGGKTGLFGGAGVGKTVIIMELIRNIAMEHGGISVFSGVGERTREGNDLWLEMKESGVLAKTALVYGQMTEPPGSRLRVGLTGLTVAEYFRDEGGQDVLLFIDNIFRFTQAGSEVSALLGRMPSAVGYQPTLGTEMGELQERITSTRKGSITSVQAIYVPADDITDPAPATTFAHLDATTVLSRQIAELGIYPAVDPLTSTSRILDPRVVGEEHYAAARAVQKVLQRYKDLQDIIAILGMDELSEEDKLVVARARKIQRFLSQPFFVAEQFTGQAGRYVPVKETIKGFREVVEGKADDLPEQAFYMVGNIEEARQKAEQLAAAK, from the coding sequence ATGAACGAAGGGCGCATCGTGGAGGTCATCGGGCCGGTGGTGGACGTGGAGTTCGCTCCGGGCAAGCTCCCCGCCATCTTCACCGCCCTCGAAGTGCCGGAGAAGCAGCTCACCGACATCTTCTCCTACAGCCAGCGCCTGGTCCTCGAGGTGGCCCAGCACCTCGGGGAGAGCCGGGTGCGCGCGGTCGCCCTCTCGGCGACCGACGGCCTCACACGGGGGATGCGGGTCGTGGACACCGGTGCCCAAATCACGATCCCGGTAGGGAAGGCGACCTTGGGCCGCATCATGAACGTCATCGGGGAACCGGTGGACAAGCAGGGGCCCCTCACGTCCGAGGTCCACTATCCGATTCACCGGCACGCACCCTCCTTTGATGAGCAGGCCACCTCGGTCCAGATGCTGGAGACCGGGATCAAGGTGGTGGACCTCCTGGAGCCCTACACCAAGGGGGGGAAGACCGGCCTCTTCGGCGGGGCCGGCGTCGGGAAGACGGTCATCATTATGGAATTGATCCGCAACATCGCCATGGAGCACGGCGGCATCTCCGTGTTCTCGGGCGTGGGGGAACGGACCCGGGAGGGGAACGACCTCTGGCTGGAGATGAAGGAATCCGGGGTCCTGGCCAAGACGGCCCTGGTCTACGGGCAGATGACGGAGCCGCCCGGCTCCCGCCTGCGGGTGGGCCTGACCGGGCTCACGGTCGCCGAGTACTTCCGGGATGAGGGGGGGCAGGACGTGCTCCTCTTCATTGACAACATCTTCCGATTCACCCAGGCCGGCTCCGAGGTCTCGGCCCTGCTCGGCCGGATGCCCTCCGCCGTCGGGTACCAGCCGACCCTCGGGACCGAGATGGGCGAGCTGCAGGAGCGGATCACCTCCACCCGAAAGGGCTCCATCACCTCGGTGCAGGCCATCTACGTCCCGGCCGACGACATCACCGACCCGGCGCCGGCCACCACCTTCGCCCACCTGGACGCCACCACCGTCCTGAGCCGGCAGATCGCCGAGCTGGGCATCTACCCCGCGGTGGACCCGCTGACCTCCACCTCCCGGATCCTGGATCCCCGGGTGGTGGGGGAGGAGCACTACGCGGCGGCGCGGGCCGTCCAGAAAGTCCTCCAGCGCTACAAGGACCTCCAGGACATCATCGCCATCCTCGGGATGGACGAGCTCTCCGAGGAGGACAAGCTGGTGGTCGCCCGAGCGCGCAAGATCCAGCGGTTCCTGTCCCAGCCCTTCTTCGTGGCCGAGCAGTTCACCGGCCAGGCGGGCCGCTACGTCCCGGTGAAGGAGACCATCAAGGGGTTCCGGGAGGTCGTCGAGGGGAAGGCGGACGACCTCCCGGAGCAGGCCTTCTATATGGTGGGGAACATCGAGGAGGCCCGGCAGAAGGCGGAGCAGTTGGCCGCCGCCAAGTAG